TTAAACTTATAGCATGCGATCAAGATAAAGAAGCGCTTGAATTTTCAAAAAAGCGTCTTCATGATTTTCAAGATAGAACAGAATTTGTTCTGAGTAATTTTAGTCAAATTTTAGACCAAATTTCACACGATAAACTGAACGATCTCAAAGGCATTTTAGCTGATATTGGAGTATCTTCTTATCAACTTGATGATAATAAACGCGGATTTAATCTTCATTCTGATTTTTTAGATATGAGAATGAATCAAGATGCTAAAAATTCAGCTTTTGATATTGTTAATAATTACACCCAAGAACAATTGAGTGATATTTTTAAAAAATATGGAGAATTAAATGATGGATACTTTATCGCTCAAAAAATTTGTCAAGAAAGACAAAAAAATAAAATAAAAAGCGCTAAAGAACTTTATGAAATCATAGGAAAAACAAAACAAAATCATAGAAAAATTTCTAAAGCAACTCTAGTTTTTCAAGCTATCAGAATAGAAGTCAATCAGGAGCTTGAAGTTTTAAAAACTTTTTTAGAAAAATTAGAAAAAATTAAATTAAAAAATTGTATCCTAGCTATTATTTGTTTTCATTCTTTAGAAGATAGGATAGTAAAAAACTATTTTAAAAAATGGGCTAAAAATTGCATCTGTGATGAAAGAGCCTTTAAATGTGAATGTGGAAATAATCATGCTTTAGGACAAATTATAAGTAAAAAAGCCATAGTTCCAAGCAAAGAGGAAATTATGATTAACTCTCGTTCAAGCTGTGCAAAAATGCGGATATTTCATTTTAAAAATATGGATAAATAATGCTAGATGATGATTTCTTAAAAGAAAAACAAAATATACGCCAAAAAATGCTTAAATTTTCTCGTGCCGTCAATCAAGGTAAACCTTTGGATGATGATTTAAAAGAAGAAATCTCTAGTGATGATATTTTAAGACGCCGCTTTAAAAAACGTTCAAATCGTTTCTTAGATGAAGTAGAAGAAGAGTATGAGTTAGAATATACAAAAAAATCAAATATATATTTAAAAGAAGACTTGATAAATGTTAAATTAGAAGAAAAACAATCTTTGGCTAAAAAAATTTTTTCCAAAATAAAAGAAAAAAATAAAAACCAAGAACCAAAAAATAAAAAAACAAAAAAACTTTTTTCTTTTCTGAAGAAAAAAGAAATTCAAGCTATACAAAATAAAACTACTCACAATAACACTCAAGAAAAATATTTGCACACAGACAAGCAAACAGAAATTAAAAAATTACAAAATGATAAGATCCAACCCGCACAAACTGACTTAAAACCTGATATAAGACAAAGCCTAGAAAATTTACAAAAAAAAATACAAACACAAGAAATAAAAGCAGAGATTGAAAAACCCGAAATTCAGCCCATTAAAACAGAATACGATGAAGATGCGCAAAAAGTTAAAAATGTATTACTAGAAGGATTTAGCAATGCTACTAAAGAAGATAAAAATCTCAATTTTAATCATTTGCTTTTTGCTGTATTATTTGTCAGTTTTACTCTTGTTTTATTTGCACCACAAATTTATATAAGAAATCAAATTTACTATCTTAGTCGAGAAATTGCTACTTTAAGAGTAGAAGAAAGTGTACTTGATGAAGAAAATAAAGATTTAAAAAGACGCTTGGAAATCATGCGCTTTCAAAATCAAATTTTAGATTATTTAGAATGAATGATTTTTTCTAAAACATATTGTTCTAAATTTGCTTTTGGAATTTCTTCCTTTAAGGCTTCTTTATAAAAATTGCCGGCCATAATAGAATATTTTTCATACGCAAAATAAGGAAAATGCAAAGCCCACGCTTTTTGTATTAATTTTTTTGAAATCATTTTGCGAGCATAAACCTTAAAAATATCGTAAGAAATAAAAACACATGCGGTAACAGCTACGGCACTGATTATACTGATATGAAAATCAAGACGAGTAAAAAGATAATGCGTAATGAGTAATAATGGTAATAAAATCAAAGCGCAGAAAATTCCAAAATATATATAAGAATTTAAAATTTTAAAATTAAAATTAAGTTTGGAAGGATCCACAAGCATTCCATCATTAAATAAAGCATTAGCTTCAAGTAAATCGCGCAAGAGAACAGGCTGATCGGATATCTTAAAAAGAAAATTACAACTAAAATCTTTAAATTTTTTCATATTTTTTACACTTTTAAATTTTTAGTTTAAAATACTATCTAAAGAAAATTAAATTTGGGTTAAAACAAAAGCTTTTAGCTTTTGTTTATCAACTCTTCTGTAATTCTAGCAATCTCAAGCTCTTCATCTGTAGGAATGATAAAAATCTTTACTTTAGAATTAGCGGTGCTAATCATTCTTTCACAGCTTGATTTTTCATTATTTAATCCTATATCAAGTTCGACACCAAGATGAGATAATCTTTCGCAAACTTTTTGGCGAACCGAAGCGGCATTTTCACCTATACCACCTGTAAATATAATAGCATCCGTTCTAGGTAAAACCGTAAAATAAGCCCCTATATATTTTAAAAGGCGGTAACAAAACATATCAAAAGCCAAACGCGCTCTATCATCGCCTTGCTCTATTTTCGCTCCTATATCTCTAAAATCATTAGAACCGCAAATTCCATAAAGTCCGCTTTTTTTATTAAGCAAAGTGTCGATTTCCTCTATTGTTAAGCCCTTAAGATTACTGATAAATGGTAAAATTGCTGGATCTAAATCACCACAGCGAGTTCCCATAACAAGACCTTCAAGAGGAGTAAAACCCATAGAAGTATCTATACTTTTACCTCCTTCAATAGCACAAACACTTGCACCATTTCCAAGATGTGCTGAAATTGCATTTAAATCTTCTTTGTCTTTTCCAAGCAATTTAGCAGCTCTAGCACTTACAAAAGCATGAGAAGTACCATGAAAACCATATCTTCTTATATTGTGCTTATCATAAAAATCATAAGGTAAAGCATACATATAAGCAAAATCAGGCATAGTACGATGAAATGCTGTATCAAAAATCACTGTATTTTTAACATTAGGCGCAGCCTTCATCATCGTTTTAATGCCCGCTAAATGCGCAGGATTATGCAAAGGCGCAAAAATACTAACTCTATCAATTTCTTTTAATACATAATCATCAACCAAACAATGCTCGCTTAAATTTCTTCCCCCATGCACTATACGATGACCACAGCCATCTAGCGCATTTAAATCTTCTAAAATTCCAGATTCTTTAAAAAGCTCATTGACAATTTGTAAACCATGTTCGTGATTTTTTATAGGAAGTTCTCTTTCAAATTTTTCATCATTTAAAGCATTTTTTAGTATAACTTTTGATTTTTCTTCTCCAATTTTTTCCACCAAACCACTAGCT
The window above is part of the Campylobacter coli genome. Proteins encoded here:
- the rsmH gene encoding 16S rRNA (cytosine(1402)-N(4))-methyltransferase RsmH → MKIPHIPVLLNEVNQAFKKLDSGYFLDCTVGFGGHSESLLKNHPNLKLIACDQDKEALEFSKKRLHDFQDRTEFVLSNFSQILDQISHDKLNDLKGILADIGVSSYQLDDNKRGFNLHSDFLDMRMNQDAKNSAFDIVNNYTQEQLSDIFKKYGELNDGYFIAQKICQERQKNKIKSAKELYEIIGKTKQNHRKISKATLVFQAIRIEVNQELEVLKTFLEKLEKIKLKNCILAIICFHSLEDRIVKNYFKKWAKNCICDERAFKCECGNNHALGQIISKKAIVPSKEEIMINSRSSCAKMRIFHFKNMDK
- a CDS encoding acetate kinase, translating into MKILVLNSGSSSIKFKFFDDKVVKASGLVEKIGEEKSKVILKNALNDEKFERELPIKNHEHGLQIVNELFKESGILEDLNALDGCGHRIVHGGRNLSEHCLVDDYVLKEIDRVSIFAPLHNPAHLAGIKTMMKAAPNVKNTVIFDTAFHRTMPDFAYMYALPYDFYDKHNIRRYGFHGTSHAFVSARAAKLLGKDKEDLNAISAHLGNGASVCAIEGGKSIDTSMGFTPLEGLVMGTRCGDLDPAILPFISNLKGLTIEEIDTLLNKKSGLYGICGSNDFRDIGAKIEQGDDRARLAFDMFCYRLLKYIGAYFTVLPRTDAIIFTGGIGENAASVRQKVCERLSHLGVELDIGLNNEKSSCERMISTANSKVKIFIIPTDEELEIARITEELINKS